AGGCCTGCGGCGTATTCGCGGTTGCCTTCGGCCAATTCGTTCCAAACTACTACCATCGCTATGCAGCGGGCAAGGCCAATCAATATTAACCCAACCATATAGGCGGGGTGGTTGCGCAGTAGCGTTATCGCTAAAACAAACATCAGTATAGGGCCAATCACCCAATTAAGCAGCAGCGAGGCACTTAGCACTTTAGTATCTTTAAACACCTCTCCCATTTTCTCGTATTTTACCTTGGCCAATGGCGGGTACATCATCAATATAAGCCCTATAGCCAAAGGTATATTGGTGGTACCGCTTGAAAAAGAATTGATAAAAACCGATGAAGAGGGAATAAAGTATCCGGTACCCACTCCTATAGCCATTGCCAGGAATATCCAAAGGGTTAAATAGCGGTCTAAAAAGCCAAGTTTTTTACGTTCGGCCACAGGAGCACAGGTATTTGCCGACATATTAGTTGATGTTTTCTTTTACAAAATCTTGAGCGTAAACTTTTATCATATTCCTTACCCTTCTAAACTCATCCATTACCTCATCATCGGTACCCTTCGCTTTTGCAGGGTCGGGGAAGTTATAGTGAAAGCGTTTTACGTTGCCAGGGAAATACGGACAAGCCTCGTTGGCATTATCGCACACGGTTATCACATAATCAAACGGGATAGCCAAATACTCATCCACATGGTTTGAGGTATGTGCCGATATATCCAAGTGGTCTTCGGCCATTACTTGTATGGCTTTAGGGTTAACGCCATGGGTTTCTATACCGGCGCTGTAGATATTGGCCCGATTACCTGCAAAATGGCGTAAATAACTTTCGGCAAGCTGGCTGCGGCAACTATTGCCGGTGCATAACACTAATACATTTTTCATTAATTGATATATTTTACCATCGCAATGGCAGATTGTGGACAAACATGACTAAACTCGGATGATGCCTTTACCGCTTCGGCGATATCCATTCGGGCAACATGCTCGTAACCTTTGCGTTCAAAATAGCTTTGTGCGGTTTCGGTAAGCAGGTATATGGCCTTTAAGCCCTTTTGGGCGGCGTCAGTTTCCAGCTGTTGAAGTAAGCCCGAAGCTATGCCCTTATCACGGTGTTTCTCATCAACAGCAAGCGAGCGTAGTAAACCATAACTCCCATAAATTTCAAGGCCTATTACGCCTTTTAATCCATCGTGGTCAACGGCAACTGTAAAGTTATCAAGCAAGGCGGGTAAGTCGGCAGCGGGCAGCTTTTGGGTCTCTAACAGCGCAATTACTTCGGCTTTGTGTTGGTCTGCTTTTTCGAATTGCATACTTATATTTTAATTAACAACACGCCGAACCTGGTTTACAGCACTCGGTTGTGGTTGCAAGGTTTACTAACTGTAATTTTGGTTTGGCAGGTGTGCAGCATTCTTCCCCGGTATCGGTTGTGCCGCAGCTACCGCCCCGGTTAATGGCTTTACATTGGGTAATATCGGGGCGCAGGTCAATAATCAAATTCTCGCATTCATTTATGATAGCTGAAGGGACCATTTGCCTGGTATCAAACTGCGAATTGCCAAATTCTATCTTAACAATGGCTGCCTTATCTAAAGGCAATGCTTTTTCAACCAGGTTAATGATACTTAAAGCCTTTTCTACTTTCATAGGCTTGTCTTGCTTTGCATCAACGGGCTCCCAAAGTTGCACTATAACTTCTGTCCAATTGTTCATTACTCCGCCGCAGTCAACAGACGTGATGGGCGCTTGTTTAATTTCGGTGATATGGTAAGATGCGTCTACCCATTTATCTGCCGCATACTGAAACTGCAAGTATTGTGTGGTATTATTTAATAATGCGGTTTTAAAGCTTTCCCAGTTTAATGTTTCCATATTGTAATCGTAATATTGCGATATATGTGATTAAAAAAATTTTAACAGCAGTTATTATTTGTATCCGCGGTGGCAAAAAAACTGCCTAATGTTTTGCCCAATTTGTCCCAAACCACAGGGTTAATGCAGTAGCAAACGCTCACTCCTTCTATTGTGCCTTGAATAATACCCGCCGATTTAAGCTCGCGTAGGTGCTGCGATATGGTTGCCTGTGCCAGGCCTACCTCTGTTACCAAATCGCCGCAAATACAAGCTTTGGCTTTTATTATTTGCTGCAATATGGCAATACGTGCAGGGTGTGCTATGGCCTTTAAAGCGGTAGCCAACTGGTTTTGCTCGTCGGTGAATATTTCTGTTTTGGTGAGTCCCATATTTATATATTGCAATATTACGATTAATATAAATAATGCAAGAATATTTTGATTTTTTTATCCGGTTTTGCTAACTACCGATAATAAGCTTCACTTGTTTAGGTCCGCTTACTGTGGTTTTGATAGTGCCGTTGGCTTGTTTAATATGCTTTATTTTAACTATACCATATGGCGTTGGGTATGTACCCTCGGCAAAAGTAAGATCGCCAAGATGGGGCTTTATTTTAATTACACGGCACCCTGCGCTAACTACTTTTATCCCTAAAACGTGCTCGGTTAGCCAGGGTGTTGGCCCCGATGCCCAGCCATGGCTAAGGCTATGCCGGTAGCCTTTGTAGCAATAAGCACCATAATCGCCATGAATGTCTTTTTTACCCGCCGGTACCAATTCGTCAATACGCGATGCATTGGGCAGCCAGTTTAAATCAAAATCTTCCCAAAATGTTGTTGCACCCAAATAAAGCATTGGCCCCCAGTATTGCCTTATGGCATCTATCCCACCCTGGTAATTGTTTGCTTTTGCTTTTGCCTGTAACATGTAATAGCCAAAAAAGGTGGAGAAACGGTGAACGCCGTCAACAGACAACAGTTTATCAGCATCCTTAGCAGGCATCAAGCCGGATAGGGCCAACAGAGCCGCCGCTTGTTTGGAATTATTAGCATCGGGCACATTACGCTTTAGTTTTTTAATAGCGGCATTGCATTTAGCCACCATGGCTTCATCCTGCAAGGTGTGGCTTAATTCGGCGCCTGCCTGTAGGGTCATTATCAGCATGGCCTGTAAACCTGCGTGTATAGCTTTAGGGTCCTCGCTTGATGGCCAGTCTAAAAAGCGCGTGCCATCGTTTAGTTGTTCGCTGTTGTTGTTATCTATTTTTTGTAAATAGTGATTAAGTAAGCCATTTAAATAAGTTTTTTGCTGTTTAAGATAGGCCAGATTCCCGTTGTGCATGTACCAGTCGCGCTGTATCAGTATCCACCACATCGAATAGGAAACCATACCGTTCATATACTCGGGCAGTGGGGTAATGTTTTTTGCCAGGTCGAGGCTTTTGGTTACCACATCGTTATTGCCAAACACCGCCGCTATCGTTGATGTTTCTGGGTGCATATCGCCTACCCAAACTAATCTGTCGCGTTTAATGCCGTCCCAAAGGTAATCCTGCATATTTAGGTGAACGGTGTAAGCACCGGTCATCCAAATTTTATTTAATAGGGTATCGCTGCAATTAAAGCTGCCCAGGTAAGGTATATCGCGGTAAATAAAAATGGCATTGGCTTCCTTTAGCTTTAGTTCGGCATTATCATCCACCAAATCTATCCTTACAAAACGGAAGCCGGTATTGCCCACTTCCAGTTTACCCAACCAGGGCACAGCCACAATGTAATCGCGCATGGCATGGTCGTTAGTAGCATTTTTTGTGTTATCGGCAATATCAGACATCGCTTCGGCGGCCGATTCGCCAAATCTTAGCCGTATGCGGATAGGTTTGCCGCCTTTAGATTGATCGGTGATCAGTTGCAGGCCGCCATGAAGCTCTTTACCGTAATCAAGTAAAATGCCTGCTTTGTTTTTTAATATACACAGGTCTTTACCGCTTAGGTCGGCCTGGCCTTTTCCAACTTTAAGCAGTGTTTCAGCATTGCGTATGCTGTTACTATCCGATCGCCATAAAATGCGTACCGGTGGCAGGTATTTACGCACCAGTTCCTCTGCGCGCGACTGATTTGCCCTTGTTTTGCTAAATACAGGCGGCAATTGTGCGTTGGCAGATAATACATAAGCAAATAGGAAACAGGTTATAGCCGAAAATTTCTTCATTAACACCTTTGTAAGTTACAATTGTAAGCAGAATATGCTGTAGATGCAACCTGATGTTTAAGCGCTTTGTTTGGCATTTAATGGCAATTCTATGATATAGGTTACCCCCCTGCCCGGCATAGTATCGACGTTTAAACTGCCACCTATATACGCAATACGCGACTGAATGTTTTTTAACCCCAGGCCTTTGCCAGAGTTAAGAATTGTGTCTTTATCAAAACCTACACCATCATCTATTATCATCAGGTTTAGTTCGTCGCCATGGTTTACCAGTTCAATATGTATGCTGCTGGCTTTAGCATGCTTAAATATGTTTGATACGATCTCCTGAATGCTGCGATAAAGCATTAATGTAGCCGTTTTATCAATATCAAGTTTATCGGCGCTAACCCATTCGGTATGTATCTGTAATTTATTGGTGTAGTTAACCCGGTCAATAAATTCTTCAATTACTTCCTTTAAGCTTTTATTAAGGATGTAAGGCGGCATCATGCTGTGGCTCAGATCGCGCACTTCTTTTATCGATTCATCAAGCATTTTTAGTACGTCATCACCGGTATTGTCGGGTGCGCCCTCATTGGCAAACTCCACCTGCCTGCGCACGGTGCAAAGTAATTGGCCTATACCATCGTGCAACTCACGGGCAAGGCGCTGGCGCTCGTTCTCCTCGGCATCCATTATACTTTGTGCACGTAGCCGCTGTTCTTCAAGCATGGCATCCTTAAAACGCGCTTGCTGGTTAAGCCTGTACCTATTGTATAATAAGTAAAATAGTACGATAACCAATAGTATGGTTATGGCGAGTGCTATTATACCTATGCGGTTACGGCTTAAAATAATTTGCTGCTCTTTGTACTGTGCACTTAATAGTTTGTTTTGCTGCTCTTTTTTATTGGTTTCGTATTTGGTTTGCAGCTCCTCCATATCCTTTATTCGCCGCTTATCCTGCATTTTTTGGTTCAGATCCAGGTATTTGCTTTGCGCTTTAAAGGCCTGGTTGTAGTTTCCCAACATGGCATAGGTTTGTGCTAATTGGCTATAGCAATATATTTCAAGTTCGGTGTAATTTATAGCCTGAGCCTTAACAATAGCTTCGCTAAAGTAAGGGATAGCGGAGGCGGGTTTGTTTTGCTTTAAATATAGTTCG
This portion of the Inquilinus sp. KBS0705 genome encodes:
- a CDS encoding arsenate reductase ArsC → MKNVLVLCTGNSCRSQLAESYLRHFAGNRANIYSAGIETHGVNPKAIQVMAEDHLDISAHTSNHVDEYLAIPFDYVITVCDNANEACPYFPGNVKRFHYNFPDPAKAKGTDDEVMDEFRRVRNMIKVYAQDFVKENIN
- a CDS encoding winged helix-turn-helix transcriptional regulator, with the protein product MGLTKTEIFTDEQNQLATALKAIAHPARIAILQQIIKAKACICGDLVTEVGLAQATISQHLRELKSAGIIQGTIEGVSVCYCINPVVWDKLGKTLGSFFATADTNNNCC
- a CDS encoding tetratricopeptide repeat protein encodes the protein MKRPLLFVAVLLLCYTSSMAQTTRQLIDSARAYKSKDFAKVISFATKAYDQSIASRQTKLAGESAFMRGVGNYLSGKYEESLRWYLESEHQYLTINDNTGLAELYADMTVFYLGVKKIEESDAISKKAVKYALLTNDKERLSTAINNRGLMFLDGGKIDSAATYFKKSYTLYKAINDKVGMSYSLDYLSSALAEQKQYQPALKALNESMKLRAGVGDKTGEAIAINNIGELYLKQNKPASAIPYFSEAIVKAQAINYTELEIYCYSQLAQTYAMLGNYNQAFKAQSKYLDLNQKMQDKRRIKDMEELQTKYETNKKEQQNKLLSAQYKEQQIILSRNRIGIIALAITILLVIVLFYLLYNRYRLNQQARFKDAMLEEQRLRAQSIMDAEENERQRLARELHDGIGQLLCTVRRQVEFANEGAPDNTGDDVLKMLDESIKEVRDLSHSMMPPYILNKSLKEVIEEFIDRVNYTNKLQIHTEWVSADKLDIDKTATLMLYRSIQEIVSNIFKHAKASSIHIELVNHGDELNLMIIDDGVGFDKDTILNSGKGLGLKNIQSRIAYIGGSLNVDTMPGRGVTYIIELPLNAKQSA
- a CDS encoding GNAT family N-acetyltransferase is translated as MQFEKADQHKAEVIALLETQKLPAADLPALLDNFTVAVDHDGLKGVIGLEIYGSYGLLRSLAVDEKHRDKGIASGLLQQLETDAAQKGLKAIYLLTETAQSYFERKGYEHVARMDIAEAVKASSEFSHVCPQSAIAMVKYIN
- a CDS encoding Bacterial alpha-L-rhamnosidase, producing the protein MKKFSAITCFLFAYVLSANAQLPPVFSKTRANQSRAEELVRKYLPPVRILWRSDSNSIRNAETLLKVGKGQADLSGKDLCILKNKAGILLDYGKELHGGLQLITDQSKGGKPIRIRLRFGESAAEAMSDIADNTKNATNDHAMRDYIVAVPWLGKLEVGNTGFRFVRIDLVDDNAELKLKEANAIFIYRDIPYLGSFNCSDTLLNKIWMTGAYTVHLNMQDYLWDGIKRDRLVWVGDMHPETSTIAAVFGNNDVVTKSLDLAKNITPLPEYMNGMVSYSMWWILIQRDWYMHNGNLAYLKQQKTYLNGLLNHYLQKIDNNNSEQLNDGTRFLDWPSSEDPKAIHAGLQAMLIMTLQAGAELSHTLQDEAMVAKCNAAIKKLKRNVPDANNSKQAAALLALSGLMPAKDADKLLSVDGVHRFSTFFGYYMLQAKAKANNYQGGIDAIRQYWGPMLYLGATTFWEDFDLNWLPNASRIDELVPAGKKDIHGDYGAYCYKGYRHSLSHGWASGPTPWLTEHVLGIKVVSAGCRVIKIKPHLGDLTFAEGTYPTPYGIVKIKHIKQANGTIKTTVSGPKQVKLIIGS